Part of the Pieris napi chromosome 6, ilPieNapi1.2, whole genome shotgun sequence genome, GCTGCGGCGCACGCCGCCCCGCTGACGTCACACGCACAAGTATGTACACACGCAAAAGCACAGGCACAAACAAACCTCAATTGCGAAAGCAATATTGGACTATCCTCAGAAGGATGGACACGGGATAGATGCTCGTTCTACTACTGGAAGGTCCTGCGCAACGGGGAATGcctatatttacaataatcgCGATGGCTTTAAACTGAAAGCAAGCTGTggtaaatgaataataattattttcgtaGCTGACACCCGTGGAGTAGCGCTACCGGGTCACCGACGCACAGTGCCAAGTGTCCGGGCGTAACCGAGCAAACGAAAGGTTGACTCCGCCGTTGCCCGCATCGAGAGGTCTGTTTCAAATGTCGCCGGCGAGTTGAGTCGCTTTAGTAAACCGAATTGACTCGTATCGTTTTTTGTTGAAACCGCAGATAAAGTAGAACCGAATGAAACCCGGCGCCATGCGTCTGGCCGACGAGGAGCGCGTGTGTGTGATGGAGGGGGAATGGAGCCCCACGGGAGTCATCAGACAGGTGGTGGAGGAAGGACAGGAGGACCCCTTCTACGTCATGGACCTCGGGGAAATAGTGCGTCGCTACCAGCACTGGAAGGCTATGATGCCGCGCGTCGAGCCCTTCTACGGTGAGTCATCCACCTCGTCTGCGGTGCCTCCCTTCGCTATATTATTCGATTGCTCATTTGATTTTATCTTTCTTACGAATGCAGCCGTGAAATGCAATGACGATAAGCTGCTGGTGCGGACGTTGGCCGCGCTCGGGACGGGCTTCGACTGCGCTTCCAAGGCGGAAATACAACTCGTCATGGACATGGGCATTAAGGCCGAGTGAGTGTTTACGAAGATTTAGGAGAAATAAATGGAAGTAGCCGTCGGactcttaattaatttagtttatttaaatcaggCGCATAATATTCGCGAATCCCGCGAAGATGGCGTCCCACATCCGCTACGCCACGGCCCGAGGAGTCACCACCATGACTTTCGACTCGGAGGCGGAGCTGCACAAAATCAAGCAGATCTCGCCCGACGCCCGGTGAGTACCCGAACGACACGAAACGTGCGACTTCGCGCCTTCTTCATAGAAGGTATCACGTAAACGGACTTCCGCAGGCTGGTGATCCGCATCCGTTGCGACGCTGCGGCGGCCCAGTGTCCTCTGGGCATCAAGTTCGGCTGCGAGCCTCTCGCGGAGGCCCCTCGTCTGCTCAAACTCGCCGCCGTCCTGAAGCTCAACGTGAGTACCGGCTCGGTCGCTTCGATCGGCAATACGCGCGTACCGATTTTCACGAAACGCGAACCTTGCAGGTGGCGGGCGTCGCCTTCCACGTGGGTTCCGGCGCCGGCGAGAGCGCCGTCTACGCTCGCGGGATAAAGATGGCGCGCATGCTCTTCGACCTGGGAGACACGCTCGGCCTCGACATGCGAGTGGTCGACATCGGCGGAGGCTTCGCCGGCGACGCCGACTCCGATCTGCGAGACGTGAGTTCGCCGCTACGTCGTCCCGCCCTAATGAGGAGACGCCCTACGTCAACTGATGCGGGGTTTCGCGACTTGCAGGTGGCCCGAGTGGTGAACGCGGCGATCGAGGCGAACTTCGGCGAGCGCGAGGTGCGCGTGATCGCCGAGCCGGGCCGATACTTCGCGGCCGCCGCGTACACGCTCGCGACCATGGTGCACGCCACCAGGCAGGTAATGCTGCGCTCTCCGTCGCTCCCCCCGCTCCCCCCCGCCGGAGTGTCCGTTCGAGAAGAGGTTCACGATTGTGACGTTTGTTCCAGCTGACGAACGCGTCGTCCGAGTCCCACACGATGTACTTCATAAACGACGGCGTCTACGGCTCCTTCAACTGCGTGCTCTACGACCATCAGACCGTAGTCGCCGAACCGCTGGACGTGAGTCGCGGCAGCCATTTTAATGAGTCCTTAGAGCTCGATCGAGGGAGATAAATGATCGATTGTTAATATTCAGCCCTGTGACTCCCGGCCCGAAGCCTGCTCCGTGTGGGGTCCGACCTGTGACGGCTTGGATTGCGTGATAGCCTCCTGCCGCCTCCCCGCTTTGCGCACGGGACAGTGGCTGGTCTTCAAGGACATGGGCGCCTATACGCTCCCCGTGGCCTCCGCTTTCAACGGGTTCCCCGTGCCTAAAGTCAAGACGATTGTCGATAAACGACTTTGGTGAGTTTGAGTCTATTTCTCTATTTGAATAGttgttcattattttttgatCCACCATTAAATCATAAACTCACTAATTCCAGGGCCGTTCTAAAAGAGCTGTGGCCGTTGAACGAGGCCGACGTGACGGTGGACATCTGTCCCCTCGGCCCCCAGAGCCCCGAGTCTTTGACCCCACGCTCGGAAACCCCTTCCCCCACTCTGGAGAGCCCCCATCACACCGTGTTCGTGGAGTGCGCGCTCAAGTAGTGAACCCCGGAACTCGTTGCACGTTTTAGCACTTggtcattttatttatattcaatttaagtGGGTTTTATATTCAGTGTGTCGAAAGCATCCCCAAACGACCGTCGCGCGACTATCATTTTGTAACAATTCATATTTTCGTATTTTAAGAGTCTCCGGCGTATATTCTTTATTGAGGTGATCGGTATATTTGCGTGTAACGCgtcgttttaattaaatgtagtgCAATAATGTTTTACGTATCGCTTTAACTAACGAGCACTTGCAACAATTGTTTGTCTTAGCCGATTGTCTATAAACATAAGTGCCCGGGAAATAAAGTGCCGCCACAGTATTATTTCTGTCTCTGTCTGTCTAAATACAAGGAATGAGATAGATATATTTCACACGGTTGTATTATATGAGTGGCCCTTATGTGTTTGGACAATTATATAATCGTtttgcattttattattaaaccttTTCAGCATTTTTTGCaaatttactataattaaCTGTTACATAGACATATTCATTGATTTCGATTGATTTAACTTGTTTAGTGTTTGTTTGTAGTGAtacaattaaatgtattcattggatattttgcttttatttacaacgACGAATTTCCTTCTGTCCAACGACCACCGTTaatgtttgaataaaaaaaaaaattgacgcCATTTTGATAAAGAGTCCTGTCAAGAATAAGGAAACCCCGAACAATCATATTTTCAGACCCAAATGGTGCACTACAAACTATTGAAAAATTCCTTTCCAAATGAAACTTTGTTATCCTATTATTTGCGAAATACGTGATAAGCTTTTGATATTATATCTCAAAGAAATTACTCcagtataggtcggttatcgaaagctggcgggttcacagtactcacactaatgcaatttcacatacagtatgtttcaaaatatgatttttttgccaagctatatattttagtccactctggttttagtaaggttgggtgggttgtaaataaataaaaatgtgtcaaatacatataaatattaggtgcatacgagggtggatccaaaagttctaagccagACCAAGAACGTGAAAGAGTAGttcgtgtaaataatttttcatttttcgacataagctccatctagctcaacacacttcacttttacttcactaactattctttcaatactcctcttagaaaccccagtcgcatctgatgtcaaattaaatataaaattttttcattaaactgtttttattaagatgcttaaaataattaaaaacattgtgcaccatttcacgagattgccctggtaatgtttgaaaaaagatcaacatgtataaaataataataatataaaacagtaaaggCAAcgtaaacagtagcaaaagaaaaacaataactgtctcttttatactcataagcttgaccgagcgcgagagagacggacagtcttttcgagatgtatttgtgattgtatttcagtttgacatcacgtctcgcgcttattcacagacactacacaagcacaaagtgtaaatgtgttgaagccgccagctttagataaaaTACCTATATCATTGGATGGATTCCAAGTCACTGTGGGATATATTTAAAGTTGTCACTTCTATCATTTCCAGAATGCCTTTAGGACACGTATGCACACCTCATCATTTAGCAAGGCTTCGtattattgatagtaatatttgTTAGTGTGGATAAGATATTGGTGATCTcgaccatattttcttttcttgttcACAATATGACCCCACCTCCTTTCTCAGTTCCTTACAATTACCTACTACATGTTCCGTTTCCGACTAAAATCTCCTGCCTTTTGCCTTAgcctttattgtattatcttctttcataatcaataatttaatatttatttacatattgtgtttttaactagcttatcCCTGTTTTCTTTTGATggctttgtttattttttctcgcgtgtagtttttttttttttttttttttttcctttatggctctggcacggtttgtgcattagccagtgTCAAGTAGGTTCGCGTGTAGTTTCCGTACCTTTTACTTGAAAgttgaaactggcataaattttaaactattgcCATTAAAAAGGCAAACCTCGTATTTTTAATCTACGAATGTTTCAATAATGTTTACCGCCCTctatttttctaattattgTTGTGTCTATGGAGCTATTATTTGGCGGGAAGCTTGATCGCGGCTTCATTTCATAGAACTAAccaattactttaataatttattcaatactTTGTGAATTTAGTAATAACAATGGCTATATCTTCGCAGTCTTGCCGAATATGTTTATCAGTGTCTGAATTCAACGTTTCTTTATTCGGTACTTATTGcacaaatacaaatatgcGTGACAAGATATTGGTGTGTCTAAAAATGGTTATAGAGAAAACAGACAGACAAAATACTATTTGTTACAAATGCGCGGAGAACATCGAACGATTTTATGATTTCATAACGACTATAAAGAAATCGCAGTGCGTATTCGATAAACAAGAACATTTTTCAAGACGTCCTACTTCTATAAACACTCATATAACTTCCTATATTCGAGAGGAAGTAGTTGACGCCGATTGCACTTTTTCATGTATGGAGCTGAGACGTAACAACGAGAACAAAGAGTCAAAGCAGTCGAGtccatttttttcatatttcgcACCTCCACCTCCGTTTCAGAGAGCATATGACAATTCCCGCACGTGTTCTCAAAATATACAGATCGACGACTGTTTGAAACGTAAACCGGAGAAGCCAAAACAACTTTCAGGCGATATATTTGAGTCTCAACCTGACTTCGAGGAGTTGGATCGCTCTCAATGGAAATTGAGCCGCGATCAGAGTCTcatgaaaaaaataagagaaaaatGTTTCGGTCGGTCGGATTATTAATTGAAGAAATTACAAGCAGAATAATATAACACGTACCACACGTCCACAACCAATTAACTGGTTTTAAAAAAAGCCCTAATTTTGTGATTTAtgtaatgatttttaatataaaaaatgtcataaaaagtaacttgtattataatttatttccaaatgttttaaaataatatcagtaataaacaaattttcgtTGCAATGGTaaggattaaaaaaaaatatttttacatttaattgaaaatactaTACTTAAATggtataaaacttttattcagTATTCAGTATTATACATTAACGGCACAAAATTGCCATCGATTACAAACTAACATAACAATAGTTAATATTGCTAATAGAAAGTTGAAATTTACACGTATTTAATACAAACTAGGGTACATATGACCTttcttttaacaataaaacagaAAAGGAACAAACGCGCAGCGCACATTATTCAACAGCCATTCatttcgtaaatttacattttcagAATCACATTcagatgtttttaatttggaaaaacaataaataactaaataattattagttgATTCATTAAAgttatcaaacaaaaaatttccGACCTACGAATCACGAACTCatgtatatttcatatatccTTGGATTATTTTCActggaaaataaaaagaaatcaaTTTCACGGTCGGAGCCCCGAGGACTCGTTAGCAAATTTGCACACTGGATCCGGCTAAGTACATCTGTAGGGCGTTTCTGTGGGGCTCGTCCATGGCTGCGATTCTCGGGGGAAGCAATCCGGGGTTAGACTGCGACAGGAGCGACAGATTCTCCACCAGGTACTTCTTCGGATCTTCTATACCTACGGAACGGATTTCGggaagattattatttttagtctaTGTTCAAAAATCAACAACCTTCACCGACGATCGACTCACTGGCCAAGGGGTCGGCGCTGTTCGCGCGTGCGCAGGCCAGCTGCGCGTACTGCGCTTGATAGCCCGGAGCGTCGTCCACCTCGATGAAGTGGTCGTCCGGCAGAGAAGTCTCGTCCACGGGCAGCTCGAACAGAGATATCAGGGCCTGGAACGAATCGAGTCGTAAATCAGATTTCGCAGAAGGAACGAGAGGACGGCAGACTCGAAGAGCGGCGTCACCTGCAGGAGGCCCGGCCAGAGGTGCGCGAGAGGCCCCCGGACGAACCGAGCGCTGTCGCAGAGCAGCTTGACGCAGCCCACCGCCGCCGCCTTCCGCTCCAGGGCCCCGCTCACCTTCTGCAGATCCGGAATAAGCACTCGCTCCACGTACATCGCGAACATGCTGCAACGGAGAGATAGCCCGCGAATCATTCTCGCCGCTCCGCTCTCGGCCCTCACCGTCTACTACTCTGACGCACTCACTTCGCCTGGATGGAGTCGATGACGTCGACGAGCGGGTCGGCGCCGAAATGCGCCGCGAAGAATCCCAAAAAGGCGATCAGACCCCGAACGTACTTCGTCGTCTTCGAAGAGGAGAGCCTTTGGAACAGCAGTGTCATTATCTGCTTCGTGTATTGCTGCATGTCGGTGCTGCGaggaagaaaaagaaaacaaaagaagctCGAATCGCGTTTAACTCGTCTCGAGGCGCCGAAGGATGGCGAAGGACTCACGTTCCAAATTTGTAGAGCATCGTCTGCACCAAATAGAACCCTTCGTGGTCGTTGGTCTTCGAGGCGATCAGCTTTTGGAACACTCCCAGCATCGCCGGCTGAAAAGAGTCGTTTTTTCGTTTTAATTCACGAATAAGGAAATCAAACCTTAAGCGAAGGTGAAATCCAGTCGCCTCACCAGTTTGCCGGACGTCCTGACCAGGTGTTCCCTGGTGGCGATGAAGGCGCAGAGCAGCCTCACCAGGGGCCGAACGTTGGCCGCGCGCTCCCAGAGAGGAGGCGCGACCAGGCACGGCAAGAGGGCCCCGTACGCCTCCCCGTCCCCGCCGGCCCCTCGCTCCCCCCGCAGCTCCAGCAGCAGCGACAGCATTTGGAACACGTACGGCATGAATTCTGCGAAACGTTTCAAATCATACAGCTCTAGGGACACGTCGAACTCGCGTCGCGATCGTCGCGTCGCTCACCTTGCACGTCGTTCTGCAGCACCTCTTGGAAGATCGGGAAGAGGGCGTCCTCGAAGGCCGCGATGGCCTCGGGGTTCGCCTTCACCACCAGCCTGGTCACAGTCACTCGTCATTCCCGACTCGATTAATACAAAATGCGGTCGGAGTTTTCCTACCGACAATAGTGTGCAATACTTACGAAACGGACAGAGACAGAGTCTCGAACAAGTAGTGGTTGAAGTGGGGCTTGCAAGGGTTCTTGGTGACCACCGCCAGCAGACTGGCCAGTTTGGGGAGGGCTTCGCCCAGGTAACTCAGCGCCGACTCGCGTAGGCACGAAAGGGTACGGAGTATGgctgaaaataattttcactCATTGGAAGCCGCGGACTTCGAGCCAAAAGTTAATATTCAAAAGCTTCGAAGGCGCACCTTTCATGACGTATTCGTTATGCTCCGTGGGGTCAGCGGCGGTTCCTAGAGCGTTGAAGAGGGCCGCCAGCAAGGCGGGGGCGTGCGGTTCGATGACCTGCCGGGGCACCATCCCTCCCGCTATCACCTTCTCTACCGCGCAAGCGCCGTACGTACAGACGACGCCGCGCCCGTTGATGTGTCGGACCTGTCCGCGTACGTGCCGTTACACTTTGCCGTTTATGAGTATGAAGTGTAAAATTGCGCTGACGCTCACCAGAAGCGGGAAAGCGGTGACGAGGAGATCGTTGGGCAGAAGCGAGCGGAACGTCATGATGTACTTGAGGGCGTCGGCCTTCAGCACCGGCACGTCGTTCACTGGAGAAAAATTCGAGGCCCCGTTCATTTAACGGTAACGATGTACGCTTCGAGGCGAAGGCGACGAGACTCACCGTCGGGCTTGTCCAGCTCGGGTAGAACGTGCGCTTGCGCAAACTGAGCTAGGTCGACGAGGGGCGAGGCGCGCGTGACCCCGGCGGCTTGAGTGCTCCCGCGAGACGCCAGCGACGTCACCAAGAACAGAGCCGTGTCCTTGCCGCGCCACGCCGTCCTGCCGCTGTCTTCGTACTTCTTCAGCATCACCTGTCGAGCGAACACCCTTCGGGTTAGCGGTTCTCG contains:
- the LOC125050124 gene encoding ornithine decarboxylase 1-like; this encodes MKPGAMRLADEERVCVMEGEWSPTGVIRQVVEEGQEDPFYVMDLGEIVRRYQHWKAMMPRVEPFYAVKCNDDKLLVRTLAALGTGFDCASKAEIQLVMDMGIKAERIIFANPAKMASHIRYATARGVTTMTFDSEAELHKIKQISPDARLVIRIRCDAAAAQCPLGIKFGCEPLAEAPRLLKLAAVLKLNVAGVAFHVGSGAGESAVYARGIKMARMLFDLGDTLGLDMRVVDIGGGFAGDADSDLRDVARVVNAAIEANFGEREVRVIAEPGRYFAAAAYTLATMVHATRQLTNASSESHTMYFINDGVYGSFNCVLYDHQTVVAEPLDPCDSRPEACSVWGPTCDGLDCVIASCRLPALRTGQWLVFKDMGAYTLPVASAFNGFPVPKVKTIVDKRLWAVLKELWPLNEADVTVDICPLGPQSPESLTPRSETPSPTLESPHHTVFVECALK
- the LOC125050507 gene encoding exportin-2, translating into MEVTDENLATLANYLQQTLNPDPNIRRPAEKFLESVEINQNYAILLLHLIDKESADLTIRIAAAITFKNYIKRNWPVEEFGQDRIHAADRETIKTLIVSLMLKSPESIQRQFSDAVSIIGKTDFPERWPGLISEMVEKFATGDFHVINGILRTAHSLFKRYRYEFKSQKLWEEIKHVLENFAKPLTDLFVATIDLTAKHADNPQALKIIYNSLVLICKVFYSLNYQDLPEFFEDNMPIWMPNLLNLLQVKVPCLETNESDDKPGVMEELRTEVCKCAALYALKYEEEFGPYAPGFVTAVWNVLLSTSTQPKYDGLVSNALTFLAKVAEKNSYKSLFEDPATLSSICEKVVIPNMEFRESDMELFEDNPEEYVRRDIEGSDVDTRRRAACDLVRTLAVHYEQKIMATFGQYVEVMLKKYEDSGRTAWRGKDTALFLVTSLASRGSTQAAGVTRASPLVDLAQFAQAHVLPELDKPDVNDVPVLKADALKYIMTFRSLLPNDLLVTAFPLLVRHINGRGVVCTYGACAVEKVIAGGMVPRQVIEPHAPALLAALFNALGTAADPTEHNEYVMKAILRTLSCLRESALSYLGEALPKLASLLAVVTKNPCKPHFNHYLFETLSLSVSLVVKANPEAIAAFEDALFPIFQEVLQNDVQEFMPYVFQMLSLLLELRGERGAGGDGEAYGALLPCLVAPPLWERAANVRPLVRLLCAFIATREHLVRTSGKLPAMLGVFQKLIASKTNDHEGFYLVQTMLYKFGTTDMQQYTKQIMTLLFQRLSSSKTTKYVRGLIAFLGFFAAHFGADPLVDVIDSIQANMFAMYVERVLIPDLQKVSGALERKAAAVGCVKLLCDSARFVRGPLAHLWPGLLQALISLFELPVDETSLPDDHFIEVDDAPGYQAQYAQLACARANSADPLASIEDPKKYLVENLSLLSQSNPGLLPPRIAAMDEPHRNALQMYLAGSSVQIC